Below is a window of Nicotiana tabacum cultivar K326 chromosome 19, ASM71507v2, whole genome shotgun sequence DNA.
atatcgtaagtcaattgatttaagctcagaaataagatcatctttgaaagtacataaagtaagttaataatattactttggaggttacaaatattaaagATCACGGATAACAAGTAccagggttggaaagcttagaagctaaacgtattgaagaaaacaagtttcgtcgaaagtcgacaaattGAAAATGTTATAACGTGTACTTTTGggatgagactagggtgcttaacatgataaggaggttatgttatgagttattttagtcgtatgatagtcatgtgttatgttttgaagtcaagcgagttgtggaacaaaagttgacaAAGGTCATcgcaagttacattcataaatatgctaaaaattaggtcaaatgtagttgaGCTTTTCTCGCAATGTACtttgaattatggggtgatccacctaccaaattgaagatctacaagtctagtttctaattcattaaaccgtttgtcgatacaacATCGCAATATAGAGATATTCccatttttgcgagactgtgcAAGCAGCTCCCTTGGGACCCATAAAGTCGGTGTAAAACTCCGGCTTATATATAAGTCAATTCTAAGTCGTTTTAACTCATATTTCTCGACCAAAACAGTTCCTAAACCTTCCTAGATGCTCTCCAAGGGTTCCCTATGATCCTAGAGTGAATCCAAAGATAAACCACGCAAGTTCGATGAAAAGAATATCGTAATTACCATTAACTCCCTTTCCTTCTTGTTGTGACGATTTAGGAAGTTACTTGGTGTTGAAGTGAGTTAAAGAACGGATGGTTCTTGGTATATTTGAGGTAAGTTTCATCTTCCATAACCTAATTTTAAGTTTGTAGAAGTGTTGGGTTGAACTTTGTTGGAGGATTCTTGAAGAAACTAGTAACTATGAAACTTGAAGTTGAGCTATGTTGTGGGCTGTTTTTACATGTTTTAGGATACCAAATGGAATTGTAAAGGTATGGATATCATGGTGAGGATGAGGGAAAGTGAAGACGAAGATCATTGTGCTAGAATATGTTGAACTGGATCTATAAAAAACCCTATGAAGTTATGCACATAAGTTGTTTGATAAAATGACTAAATGAACTTCTTTATAGAATATGAAGTCGTTATTGATACCAATCCTTTGTATGATATAGATTACCATCCGTAAGAGGTGTGAGAACTTGTGCAACAGTTGTAACTTCGTTGATAGGATATGTTAacgctatcccttctttccttttggcataatccatatgatacaacaaaacgagcaaacatgcaactttcacaaatgactctattcttagaagtgctagggttgcctatgttcttgattccccatatgtcctattatcatatcgtctgttcatgggtctcagaaaatacgtaagctgataaagtttatttgtgatattaaccgaaggcatattgaccttatgatattccgagagatCGTAttaacttacttcattatgcattgcatttatttatacatgtatattgacccatgaccagatgacgttatatacgcgtatattatatgtatatggggtacgtgaaaaggttatggcattttatacacaccaccacctgatcaactggcaTACATTAATGAGTTCTCCtacagaggctgagatgatatgatgggatgctctcagaggcttgacgatgttatgtacgcatatacctatgcatgatatgacatttatacgcatatgcatgacattataaatgtttcatgattcacagagctattcagacttacaggttgagtcctttacttcatatttttttcatgtcttttatatactaatttttataccttacatactcggtacattattcgtactgatgtcccttttgctggggacgctgcgtttcatgcctgcaggtcctgatagacatgtggatagaccttcccagtagactgagtcaaatatcagcttggttggtaagctccgcGTCCTCGGAGTTactaggtctagaccttggagtccattttatatatacaagtttgatgggtaggtcgaggccctgtcccgaccttgatacagttcagttatctctagaggcttgtagacgagtcatgtatattttgtatatcagtattATGGCCTTGCCAGCCCTGTGTACATGTTAGTTTAGTATTGCTGGTTGTAGATATTCATGGTGTCCTCATCGGCCTTGATTGGTATTGTCAGCTCCCAGGTAGGCATCGTCAGCCTAAGTTGAGGATTATGAAACAagagggggggggaggggtgaATTGTGGTTTATTGAAAATTAGTCGACTAACAATGATTTTAGTTGACTAAACACAATGCAGAATGAAAGATAACAGTAATTAAAAAGTAAATAATACATAataattttatactggttcggtacTGTTGTGGTACTTATATCCAGTTTtccttgggtcacaagggttccCTTTAGATATTGAAAGTATTACAATACATATGGTTTTGACTCGTTCTCCACCAAAGAAAAATGGCAACAGTGAATTCTTAATGTTTGACACAACTCTCTTTTGTGTTCTAATTCTTCCTATCTTTTGAGACACTGATAAACTAAGGATTACAGTGTTTAGACTAAGAAGTAGAGAGACTTAGAAGACAATGTGTGTAGTTGCGcaagccttccatttgatcttAACAGTCTTCTTATAGGAGAGAAAAGGGTCGTTGAGTCTTGACCGAAATTAGAGGCACGAGATCATCAAAGGGATTTGACCCAAGGGGTGCCTCTTCGAATCCTACTCTTGGGAGAGCCCAGATTCGATTGTGACTTTCCTTATCATATGCTTGTATTGAGGAGTTATTCAGGCCTTGATTGAGAGCTTATTTTTGGATACAGAATATTTGTTGGCGAAGGCTTCCTTGATTAGCAATCTGAACTCCTTTGATTTAGGTCTAATAAATGTGCTGCAATGAAGTCCATTTTTCTTGCCCATTAATTTATCAATCATATCTTTGGATAGCATCTCATTCTTTCCTTTTTGCTTGTTTCGAATCCTGCAATCCTGCAAACTAACATAAGATGGAattgtcatcattgaaactttaaaatttaaCAATCTCCGCTTTTTGATAATGACAATCAAGAGAGAGTAAACATAAAGTAAACATAAACTATGAGACTTCCCTTTTTTTATATGTTGCTCCCCCTGAATAATTGAATAAATATTGTCTCCCGATGTGCTGAGTTTCTCCTGCTGAGGTGTTTACTTCTCTACATATTTCTTCCCCTTTGACATcaatcaaaaaggaaagaaaaacgaCCAGAAtaaataatatatgaaataatataCATACTAGTTAGGGGATTAGAGCAGCAAAAGTAGTGCCTTCAGCAGAGGCTTAGCTAGTTCAGACCTAAGCAAAcgattgttttaaaaaaaaaccaaCAAGCAAGCATAAGTAAAAAGCAACAAAAATTGTTTGTAACACCATCACATAGAGTCTCATTAACTTCTTCCTAGGAAGTACTTGAGAGTGTTGATCACTTTGGTGCAGAATGAGTCATAGGAATTTTCAACATCTTTGACAAGTTTGTCCATCTTTTCACTCATGGAATTGAAAGCCCTGGATCCTTGCCTCCGTGTGGCTCCCATATCCATCATGAGTTTAGCCACATCTGTACCTGTATCCTTGGTAACCTCCCTGATTTTGTCTACCTGTTCCTTCATCTCAACTAGTAGCAGTTTTACCGCATCTAGATAATGCTGAATTTGCTGAAGATTTTGAGAGGCAGTCGGCTGAGATGCTGGTTGTTCAGTTTGAACTTCAACTGGCACTGGAATACTTTCAACTTTGGCGCGCTTCACCCATCCATCATCACCCAGGGTGTAACCCATCATTGAGAAGGTTGTCTTATCATAAGTGCTGGTAATGTGCTTGGATGTAAAGGGTGCCAAATCTACCTTCATGACCTCGAGAACATGTGAGATGAGAAGACCATAGGGCAAACATGCATCAGAAGAAGATATATCCCTGATGCTTTCAAGCATGTATTGATGAATCCACACAAATCAATCAAGTCTTTTATTGTTAACGAGACAGTAAAGGACAAAAACATCTCTAGTGGACAAAGAGCTAAGGGACCCAGTTCTGGGAAGGAGAGTAGTAGAAATCATATGGGCCAAGACACGATGTTCAAACTTAAGATTCTTGGGACCAATGTCAGGAGGATTATCAGACAAAAAGGTTTTTGCTTCATCAAAAGAAACTTCAAAGTCTTTGGGCCACGAATTTTGTACAAACACATCAAACTCACTAAACTTAGCagagaaaatattttcaaattgaTAAGAGTCCAAAACAATTATGGTGCCTAAAACCATAGATTCCAAGTCATCTTTATCATTCACAAAAAGGTTTGCATAAAACATCCTTACTGGTTCTTCATAAATAGAGTTTCCAATGGTATCAAATAGAGAGGAAAGGTGTTGAAAATCGAAAATAGCAGTCACATCACAGTGAAGATTTTTCATGAGAGAGAGACTTACAGAGCGTCCATAAGCCATAGATTTTGACTTGTAGGATTCAAACCTTGCTTTTTCGCTAGGACCATAGAAGATTAACTTATCCTCAGGACCAAATTCCATGTTCTCCACTTTACCTTTCTTGCATGCAGCCTTTTTGGGGGTTTGATCCATTGGTCTTTTGTCGGCCTTTTTCTGACTAATGGGAGGATTTTCAGAAGATTCACTACTTTCATTGTCTGTTCTGAGGAAATCTGAGTCAATAGACGACTCCACATCCATAGGTTCTTCAGTGTTAAGGGGGTTTTAAAATCTTCGATTGCGTCTGGTTGCAGCAGAAGATGAGGGATTTCTTTTGGCCATGGTGTGAATGATTGCTTTGAAGAGAATGAGGAGAGTACTGGAGAAGGAAGGGTTTTATAGATGCTTTTGGGAGGAACGAAGGGACGTCTTGGTTAAAGGAACGGGCAGGTTCAGAAGGAAGTGATGCTTCTGAAGTGACTGATTGGCGGTACTGAGAAAAGGCAATAGTTACACTTACacacaaaattaataaagccacacataattaaggaaataaaatattttagaacaaggtaaaatatttaaaagcatGGTAAAATATTTGATTTACAAATTTGGCACAATGCCAATCCTTTTTCGGAGTAGACAAAATCTTTCTTCCAAAAGTggttttgtaaaaatatcagCAAGTTGAGAATCAGTACTAATAAATTCTAAAACAATATCACCTTTTGCAACATGATCACGGATAAAATGGTGTTTAATTTCTATATGCTTTGGTCTAGAATGATGCATGGAATTTTTTGATAAACAGATAGCATTGGTATTATCACAGAATATAGGAGTGGATGTAAGAGATAAATCATAGTCGAGAAGTTGATGCATAATCCATAGAACTTGTGTGCAACAACTTCCAACGGCTAAGTATTCTGCCTCAGTTGTGGATAGTGCAACACAATTGtgtttcttgctatgccaagatACTAAGGCATTTCCTATCAATTGACATGTCCCACTAGTGCTCTTTCTATAAATCTTGTCACCTGCAAAATCTGCATCTGAAAAGCCTTTTAGAGAAAAATTGTTAGAACGATCATACCATAATCCTAGCTCAGAGGTACCAATTAAGTATCTAATAATCTGTTTAACAACAGAAAGATGGGATTCCTTAGGAGCCGACTGAAATCTTGCACATTTGCACACACTAAACATAATATCCGCTCGACTAGCAGTTAGATATAATAAAGATCCAATCATTCCTCTATACATGATTTCATCAACCTTTTTTCCATTGCTGTCTTCATCGAGCATTGTAGTTGGACTCATTGGAGTGCCAATTgacttggcattttccatgccaAACTTTTTGAAAAGCTCCTTAGTGTACTTGGTTTGGCTAATGAAAATCCCCTTAGTAGACTGCTTGATTTGAAGACCAAGAAAGAAAGTCAgttctcccatcatactcatctcaAATTCTCCTTTCATGGAAAGAGCAAATTCTTCACAAAGAACCGAGTTAGGGctgccaaaaataatatcatctacATAGACTTGAGTAATAAGATTACCTGAACTGGAGTGCTTAATAAAAAAGAGTTGTATCGATATTACCTTTTTTGAACCCTTGATTTAGAAGAAAAGAACTtaacctttcataccatgcaCGAGGTTTTTTTTGAGACCGTACAAAGCTTTAGTCAACTTGTATACATGATTAGGAAATGTGACGCTTGCAAATCCGGGTGGTTGCTTCACATATACTTTTTCAGAGATGTAGCCATTTAGGAACgcacttttaacatccatttgaaatagCTTGAATCCTTTGTGAGTAGTAATATTCGTATGGATTCAAGTCTTGCTACATGcacaaaggtttcatcatagtcgattCCTTCTTGTGGATCTCCTATAATGAATTTGTGAGGATATCCCGGTTCACTTTTCCATTCATTTGGAGTGTTTGAGAGAGGTTCTCTTTCTTCAGTAGTCGACTGATCTGCTTGAGGCAGTTCGAGATCTTCTGTGGGTATTTCAGCTGGTTGAGTCTTTTGAACAACTGACTCATTTTGATGATCCTTTCCTACAATAACAGATTTAGGGACACAAAAAATTTCCTCATCTTCAGGAATTTTTTCATTCCTTAGGCGAGGGTTAGTATCAACAAAAACAACATGAATACATTCTTCAAtgcacaaagttcttttattgtagACTCTATATGCTCTACTTGAAGGAGAGTAACCAATAAATATACCTTCATTACTCTTAGGATCAAACTTACCCAAATTGTCACTTTCCATTATTGTGGATAAAACATTTGCATCCAAAAGTGTGAAAATAGCTGATATTTGGTTTCTTACCATTCCACAGCTCATAAGGAGTCTTTTTGAGAATTGGTCGAATCAGACACCTGTTGATGATGTGGCATGCTGTActcacagcttctgcccagaaatgatGAGGTAGAGAGTTTTCCATAATCATGGTTCTTGCCATGTCCTGTAAAGTTCTATTTTTATGttctactactccattttgctgcGGTGATCTTGGTGAAGAGAAGTTGTGAGAGATTCCTTGATCGTTGCAAAAAATTTCAAAAGCTctactttcaaattctcctccatgatcactcCTGATAGTAGAGATGTAGTATCCCTTTTCTCGTTGAACCTGATTCATCTTCTATAAACTAGTCATGTTTCTTAAAACGAACCTCATAGTCGTTGTCACATAGTTGACTAATGCTGAGAAGATTATAGCCAAGTTCATCAATCAGGTAGACTTCATCTACATCACATGTTGAGCTTAGAGGAACTTTTCCTACACCAATTACATATCCTTTGGATTTGTCTCCAAAAGTAATTGTTCCTCCATCTAGTTTGGTGACTGATTTGAACAATTATTTGTCACCAGTCATATGTCTGGAACACGCGCTGTCAagataccattttccttttcgattcttcttgcggtgttcctgcaaaacaaaATTACTTGTTTTTTGatacccaagcttgcttgggtcctAAATGGTTAGAATGATGAGTGTTAGTTTGATTTGAAGATTTAGGTCTCCAAACCCATCTCTGGTTATCTTTGAACCTGCAACGATTTGAGGTATGACCTCTTTTACCACAATAAAAACATGATGGACTGTTAGAGTTACCAGAGCCTCTTTCTGTTCTAATTCTGTTCCTGCATTGGTTAGTACAATGGTTGTTTTTACCATAAAAGGAACATGCAGGAATTTTCTGTTTGTGATGAACAGTCTGATTTGATTTGACTGAGCTGTGACTCATGGATTTTTGAAATCCATtcaattgaagttgaagttcattTACTTCATCATGTAGCATATCATGCTCAATCTCACATACTTCTAGTTTCAAGGCCtagtctttcttttctctcttgatTCTTCTAAGTTCATTCACGACTCTTTCTATATCTGCAAGAGCAATATTAACAAATTCTTGGAGTTCATAACAATTAGAGCATAAGGGAGTACGTACCTCACTAGTTCCTTCGTCCGCCATGAGACCAAGTTCTCTTGAGTCGTCTTCCTCATCATTGTTGTCTGCCATTAGTCCAAGTTCTCCTGAATCTTCATTTTCATTCATAGCCATGAAACATATGTTAGCAATTTTCTCATGATCAAACTCTTCTTCATCACTCCATGTTTTGAAGGATTTCTTCTTTTGCATGTTTCTGCTGGGTTTCTTTTTTAGTTTAGGACAATCAGCTTGAATGTGACCAAACTTTCCACATTCGTAGAACCTTCCATCATTTTTATCAGCTTCATTGCTTATCCTTCCTGTCACACTCCGAACCTAAGAgtgagaccggcacccggtgcctcaccgaACCTAGCGTActaaattgcgactaagggactctgaacatataatgtcataatttggccatggggccaccttgtaagacaatttgcgaagcaaaatataaagctgaatggaaactagtgctgactaaacatcaatataaagctgggccgacaaggccgtcataactactacaactgacaaaccaccaaaatatacataccaggcctacaagcccaacatactgtactaacCAACAagttatgtctacaagcctctactgatggatatattgtgatcgggacacggccccgacctacccataacatatatacatacatatagaaGATGTGCACGAAAACCTAGACCCAATAACtctgaaggacgtggagcttaccgatcaggctgaactctggaaacacctactgaggaggtctacccgtatgtctatctgaacctgcatgcatgaaatgcagcgtccctagaaaagggacgtcagtacgaaataatgtaccgagtatgtaaggcaataacataactgaaaactgaaactgaactgataatataataactggaagtaactgggagtcaaagatgatctggagatatacttacctattgatactgactcaactcctttaataaagtaagtaaaataaatgtccggccctataaggctcggtacgtgtaactgcttggccgtagtaggctcgctcataggcactcggccatactaggctctgtatctcggccatcctgggctcgctcataggcgctcggccacaataggctcggtatatttAACtaaccatctgatcagaggttgcccaatagggcctgcccaccgattatagctcgatggtggtgaaaatactgtaataatatatatatatagaccctctgctctcttgactgaataaagacaaactaaactgaatatgaagtcccgataaggaataatattgtaacttatgagactagaataatgtgaataaatttatgaatacgaacttctctttatgtctcattattaacacatgtagctacgagatcatgccaaaatgaaggaagggcttagccttaacataccttatcacaatctttccaatcaccaagttgaactcgcctcttctcaccttaatctacaacaacgataataatactatcattaagttataaaaggtacaactatcgcataaCGATCGacatgcttattttgtattaaaacggacagcatctccccaataatccttacttcctccaaattcaagataacaccaacaacaccaaaaacaaccataacaacatatatacattatttccCAACCTTATGTACACcaaaaaatactacaaaacagtccaacacaccccaatctcttcatacacaaaacgactaccgtagtagtgtcaacaacccaaaaatgttatgacgaatgaccagcccaacatcctgcatttatgtggtgtttctccacacccttcctcctccaaaactccacaaaacaatagtaaatcacgcagcccaacagcaacgccaaacagtccacaaaacaatccacaaaatagtccgctacaagtgaataactcgaactcacggcttctgatcactgtcccgtgagttcttacaaatatagaacaactTGCTATGCATCTACAGCAGTAaagaatggatgaaagagagaagtaaacttaccttatttgttggataactcagctcctatcttggttcttcaaactctaggctttacctccaattagaacttgaaagggagagaaaatcaattggggtttgtgggAAATGTTTGGAAGGATTTTTGCAGAGATTAAGTCTGGTTATTTTGCCCTATTATCATCCTAATATATGTAGGGTATAGGCCTTTAAAAATTCCTCTTTtaacgacccgaactggcccaggTTTGaattctcgtttaagcaagtaggtgacagtctatgcagtctcgcaaaaacacccatatctctctactccgatattaTATTTATAAACAGTTTgatgcattggaaaatagactcatagtctttaatttgatgggtggaacaccccataactctaagtatattgggagaaaatcgcagttacatttgatccaaagtttcagtaaaacttatgaacgtaacttgtgatgactttcatcgacttttgttccaccactcgcttgacttcaaaacatagcACACGAATATCATAAGAATaacataaatcataacataacctccttatcatgttaaacaccctggtctcaccccaaaagtacatgctatagcattcccaacttgtcggcttttgacgaaacattattttcttcaattcctttagcttctgaaccttccaaactctttgtacttgttgttcatgatcttcaatatttgtaactttcgaggtaacatgattaacttgctttatatattttcaaagattatctcatttttgggtcctacattagtttgctcacgacacagtcttacgtacgaaaatatagggtgtaacatcattccccccttgggaacattcgtcctcgaatgtttacttttagagactttggaaaagttttgccagagtttcctctGTACACTAGACAATAACCAACTTGCatgcagccagaaaacatactatgcatgccacacatggccaatgtctataaataacaacactttgcctcaaacagtcgtaaatcataaatactgaaagtcaggaaataagagcttacctgatgatgacctactggcctgaatagagttgtgctgtagcatcccatctcgagccatatcttcagtttgaaataagtgggggtatttatacttcatttcttcctccgcttcccatgTCCTCTCTTCCccattcttgcttctccataaaacattcacggaggctacctccttatttcgtagcttgcggatttgtcggtctaggatggcaactgaaatttcctcgtatgacaagtcctccatAATTTGTACATCATGTGTGGGCACCACTctggtaggatcgccaatgcacttccgtagcataaaTACGTGAaaaaatcggatggacagactccaattctgagggcaactctaactcataagctacttggcccactctccgaatgatcctataaggcccaatataccgtgggctaagcttgcctttcttgccaaacctcatcacgcccttcataggtgatacctttaagaatacccagtcattaatcctgaactctaagtctcgtcgccgcatgtcagaatatgacttctgatgactctgagctgtcaacagtcgctcccggataagctttactttctctatggcctgttgaaccaggtctggcccatgtaacccagattctccaacatcaaaccaccctataggagatctgcacttacgcccatacaaagcctcgtatggagccatctggatactggagtggtaactgttattatatgcaaactcgataagaggtagatgttcatcccaacttcttttaaaatccaacacacatgctcataacatatcctcgagcgtctgaattgtgcgctcggcttgtccatcagtctgtggatgaaaagttgtgctgagattcacctgagtccctagacctctctgaaatgacctccaaaaatgtgctgtaaactgggccccaaggtcagatataatagatactggtactctgtgtagccgcactatctccttaatatataactttgcataatcttctgttgtatatgtagatctgaccggtaggaaatgagctgattttgtgagcctatcgactatcacccatatagaatcgaacttacgatgagaacg
It encodes the following:
- the LOC142173791 gene encoding uncharacterized protein LOC142173791, whose amino-acid sequence is MKDGESVEEKFSRFSKIRGDLKSFGRHINSAEQVRKILRSLPTIWQPKVIALEYQDVDKISYDKLIGDLIAFEKTHLDRKIQDKKKNVVFKATVAELENEEEEEGGEQDENIAMLSRIVTSMMRKNMNSRRGKPNFKKGSVAPYIFVRRISNEADKNDGRFYECGKFGHIQADCPKLKKKPSRNMQKKKSFKTWSDEEEFDHEKIANICFMAMNENEDSGELGLMADNNDEEDDSRELGLMADEGTSEEHRKKNRKGKWYLDSACSRHMTGKVPLSSTCDVDEVYLIDELGYNLLSISQLCDNDYEVRFKKHD